The following proteins are encoded in a genomic region of Mycoplasmopsis columbinasalis:
- a CDS encoding MAG3960 family lipoprotein, with the protein MLVCLCTFVFSSCEIRTLKQDLTEKVTSSLTDTLNHNINFWPQTKKTFEPQTPQNSLFEMNNFYFPGSVTYANKQIKFVAEDHFDNIKITSDDLLQTTVKLNTKLPTAKDYDIPDITKVELPTFVYFSQFVQKIDEFTGIKTNQLTNHQRRNVFRNLRNLLAQNTFIQALEQKSGFASQKVELWKQNFAQHIIDTTAEFKSFGRLKSAQHAKRTIFDFEEITAYEQDAPQFELDPKLKTWSQLWRINQNFIFENRHLSPYYLFHFNFVNSFDHKKYALEPDVVDYLIANFLAMWKLEVLQLKILSTYIKFVNLFYDYNVKTDSTFISYSQFQIIQDLARFALEYLNGQNLLNFSIKLDNKTIAVQIFPGGKHYRYETDFRNFYIWVWNLTKNCIIPFLTLKFNSVAEQMFKNFPIVQSNIVLEWILKTTNLKNNGTFWQTNAEFNKQNELLRQQFYAKLN; encoded by the coding sequence ATGCTAGTGTGCTTATGCACATTTGTTTTTAGCTCGTGTGAAATCAGAACTCTAAAACAAGATTTAACCGAAAAAGTAACTTCCTCACTCACAGACACATTAAATCACAACATCAACTTTTGACCTCAAACTAAAAAAACTTTCGAACCACAAACACCGCAAAATAGTCTTTTTGAAATGAACAACTTTTATTTTCCCGGTAGTGTGACTTATGCAAATAAACAAATTAAATTTGTTGCTGAAGATCACTTTGACAACATAAAAATTACTAGTGATGATTTGTTACAAACTACAGTTAAGCTAAATACAAAGTTGCCAACAGCAAAAGATTATGACATCCCTGATATTACAAAAGTTGAACTTCCTACTTTTGTGTATTTTTCGCAATTTGTACAAAAAATTGACGAATTTACTGGCATTAAAACGAATCAATTAACAAATCATCAACGAAGAAATGTTTTCCGGAATTTACGAAATTTGTTGGCACAAAACACTTTTATCCAAGCATTGGAACAAAAATCAGGTTTTGCTAGTCAAAAAGTAGAACTTTGAAAACAAAATTTTGCTCAGCACATCATTGACACAACTGCTGAGTTCAAAAGTTTTGGCAGACTTAAGTCAGCACAGCACGCAAAAAGAACAATTTTTGATTTTGAAGAGATTACTGCATACGAACAAGATGCACCGCAATTTGAGTTAGATCCAAAACTAAAAACGTGAAGTCAGCTTTGACGAATTAATCAAAACTTCATTTTTGAAAATAGACATCTTTCTCCTTATTATCTTTTTCATTTTAACTTTGTCAATAGTTTTGATCACAAAAAATACGCGCTTGAACCTGATGTTGTAGACTATCTTATTGCTAATTTTTTAGCTATGTGAAAACTGGAAGTTTTGCAACTGAAAATTTTGTCTACTTACATCAAATTTGTTAATTTATTTTACGACTACAACGTCAAAACTGACTCAACGTTTATATCTTATTCACAATTCCAAATTATTCAAGATTTAGCTCGATTTGCGCTTGAATATCTCAATGGGCAAAACCTGCTAAATTTTTCAATAAAACTTGATAACAAGACAATAGCTGTACAAATTTTTCCAGGTGGCAAGCATTATCGTTATGAGACTGACTTTAGAAATTTTTACATTTGGGTTTGAAATTTAACAAAAAATTGCATCATTCCGTTTTTAACGCTTAAGTTCAACAGTGTTGCTGAACAAATGTTTAAAAACTTTCCTATTGTTCAATCAAATATTGTTCTTGAATGAATTTTGAAAACTACTAATTTAAAAAACAATGGCACATTCTGACAAACAAATGCTGAATTTAATAAACAAAACGAATTATTAAGACAACAGTTTTATGCCAAGTTGAATTAA
- a CDS encoding DUF402 domain-containing protein encodes MNKHEHSTTVPAVQPKTRNQTPRQGQIINVQAYKYDGLLYRQWNGVKVLRNTDDHYVLFMYRTKIAEAHKRNWLYLDPVLWFLPKQEMANALVLLKRNQKYIYTNIASAPLFEDNTLKFIDFDIDIKKYPGKQLEIIDGEEFVENTKKYCYPPALLKLLSKALDQVIKHNVNNEYYYNDLVIDYYVELAKKDKLFPLQHKHHAQRRVKTIRKRDYKVKKRWW; translated from the coding sequence ATGAACAAGCATGAACACAGCACGACCGTGCCGGCAGTGCAACCAAAAACACGTAATCAAACGCCACGGCAAGGTCAAATTATTAATGTGCAAGCTTATAAATATGATGGTCTGCTTTATCGCCAGTGAAATGGTGTTAAAGTCTTACGCAATACCGATGACCACTATGTCTTATTTATGTACCGCACAAAGATTGCTGAAGCCCACAAACGTAATTGACTTTATCTTGACCCTGTGCTTTGGTTTCTTCCTAAACAAGAAATGGCTAATGCGTTAGTCTTACTTAAGAGAAACCAAAAATATATCTATACTAACATTGCTTCAGCACCACTTTTTGAAGATAATACACTCAAATTTATTGACTTCGACATTGATATTAAAAAGTATCCGGGCAAACAACTCGAAATCATTGATGGTGAAGAATTTGTGGAGAACACAAAAAAATATTGCTATCCTCCCGCTTTACTTAAACTCCTAAGCAAGGCACTTGACCAAGTAATCAAACACAATGTGAATAACGAATATTATTACAATGATTTAGTGATTGATTATTACGTTGAATTAGCTAAGAAAGATAAATTGTTTCCCCTACAACATAAACATCACGCGCAACGTCGTGTCAAAACGATTAGAAAACGAGATTATAAAGTTAAAAAACGTTGGTGATAA